A region of the Pirellulales bacterium genome:
TCGGCTGTCGATCGGCGCAACATTGGGCGTGGGCGTCAGCTATGCCGAGTTAGAAGGCCCCTACTTTTTGCAAGGCCCGACGCTGCCCGGCCCACTGACTCAGTTGCATACGCACGATGAAGGCGCAGACTTAGTCTGGTCCGCCGCTTTGCAATATAAATTGACCGACGACACAACCTTTGGCGCCACCTATCAAAGCGCCAGTCCGTTTACATTGCACGGCAACACATATATCAACGTGTTGGCGCCGCCTCTGGGTGCATCCACTTACGATTCCACACTGCACATGGTATGGCCGGAATCCGTGGCACTAGGAATTCGTCACGATTTGTGCCCGCATCGCAGCGTTGGGCTCGATGTCATTTGGTACGATTGGGAACACTCTTTTGACCAATTTTCGCTGAACCTGCATAATCCCGGCACGCCCGGATTTCCGCCGCAAGTGAACGATCATCTTCCGCTGAACTGGCACGACAGCGTGTCGCTGCACATGGGTTACCAACAGCAATGCGACAACGGCATGACCTTTCGAATCGGCTACATTTTCAATCCCAACCCAATTCCCGACAGCACGCTAACGCCGTTTCTCCAAGCATTTATGGAGCACGGCGTCACCGTGGGCGTGGGATGCAAGGTCTGCTGTTGGGATGTCGACTTAGGCTACGTGCACGAGTTCGGGCCCACACAGCACGTAGGCAATAGCGGCTTGATCGGCGGCGACTTCAGCGATAGTGCCCAGAGCGCATCGGTCGATGCCATCGTGCTGGACCTCATCCGACAGTTTTAATCGTTAGCGGTTAACTCTCCGACGCGCCGCTAAACCCCATTTGCCTAGCTGCCGACGCTGTTTACCTGCTTCGCAACCTGGTCAACGTGTTGCGGAATTAACTTTTCTTCCGGAGTGTCGATCCGGACTATCGCAGGAACTTTGTCGCGACAGATGAAGTTGATGATCACGCCAATCGGGTCACGCGTCATCGTTACACCGCTCATGTCGTAACCAGCCGAGACAAATAGCTGCCGGCAATCGTCCGTGGTGCGCTGGAAGAAGTACCAATCAGCCAACCACTGATATTCAGTCTTATCGTACAGCTTCGTGTCTTTGAAGGCGACATACACCACCCCGCCCGGGTTTAATGACTCGCGCCAACCGGCCAACAGCGGAATCAGATATTCGTCGGGAATGTAATCGCACAGCCCGACGCTGTAGATTACATCGCTCCGTCCGAAGCGGCGGATATTCGATTCTGCCGACACCATCCGCAAGGCATTGTAGCGAATAAATCGCCCTGTAATGCCGCTATTGGCTAGCGCCGCTTGCGTTTGTGATTTGGCAAATTCGAGTGTTTCAGGATCGTTGTCGATGCAGGTGAAAGTTGTCTCTCGATCGGCGGATGGTTCGAATCCTCCTAAATACTCACGACATGAACCGCAGGCCACATCCATAACGTCGACTCGGCCACGACGCCGTCCTAACTCTTCCATGAGGAACCGTCGAGCTTCCCACATCCGGGCTGGAACCGCTCTACCCAGCGTGGTATTCAGAAAGTAGCGATCGAAGTATCCGCCAAGGCCCAGCGACTTCGCCACGCCGTCATAAATTGCCGTTAGCAGCATTGCATCGCCAGGATAGCCACGTGGCTTGGTCAACGCTCGCTGCATGCACCAACTTTTACCGAACCAGGGCCAAATGGCTTCTCGGTATCGTCGTTGCACATCCTTCAAAACAAGCGGATCGGCAGCTTCGAGTTCTTTTTCAAATGCCGCACAAACCGCTAACGAATTGTTGATGCAATTGGTCAAATTTTCGAGTATTTGATCGGAGTGCGGCAACGCGTCGGGGGCAATTTGGCGATCGAATTCCTGCAGTTGCTGGGTGAAATGAGAAACGTGATCGGAAAAGAAGGCGGCAATTTTGCAATCCATGGCGACACCGTTTGGGCAGAAAAATTAGTGGAACCGGGGTGAGCGCTCGAATGTGCACAACCCCGAAACATCGTAAAGGTCCTTGGTTCGCTGGAACTGTTGAGAAAAGTACAGGTCTTGCGAGCCCTGCAATCGTTTATGCAAAATCAAGGCACACAATGCAAGCAAATTCAGAGTTTGCTTCTCCGAAATTGGAAAAAATTAATCGCTGCAATTCAGTTTGTAGGGTTGGCGTAAACTATGCGCCCACGATGGAGCAACAATTGGTACTCGTCTGCGGTTAACCGCAAAAAAATGTCTTTGTGCGGCGCACATTTGTGTTCTCTGCAGCACTTCTAAATCACACATCGCTACTTGCAATTTCCCCCATGTAGACGGAGTAGGAAGACTTATCGTTAGAACACGTACATACATTCTTCATGATGGATCTAAATCTGTACATTGTTCGCGCGGCGCTCCGGTTCCACTCCTGAAATATGACCTTGCAGTTGCTCCATCGGTGACGAATTCGCAGCGATAAACCTACATTTGTACAGGTATTTGCCTGTGCCAGGCTGTTCGCTGTGTGTGTGCAGAATCGGAACAGGACCGCAGTCAGTTCAGCGTGAACAATACACACGCGCTGTTGAATTATCTTTTCAGGAATATCGCGTGGCTAACGCGAAGGACCAAACTAACGGCGAATCGGTTTCAGACCCAGATCGACGAATCGTGGGCTCATGGTATCAGCTGCGCGAGTGTTTGAGCGAAGCGCATCGAATTCATACGTACGCAGGTCGAAGCATTGACGATGGCCGTGAGGTGATCGTCAAAGTTATTCCCGTGGATACCGTACATCCAGGCTCTCTGATGCGTTTGGAATACGAAGCAACTCGCTTTCAGCGATTCCAAAGCCCGTGGCTGGCGCCAGTAATGTATGTGGGGCGCGAGCAGAACGATTTGCTGTTGGTCTACGAGCGCATGCCAGGCATTTCTTTGCAAAAGTGCTTAGAAATTCGGCGACTAACGATCTCTGAATCGCTTGCGGTGGGCGACGCGCTGTTTTCGGCGCTGCACGACATGCACCAGCATCGATTGTTGCACCGCGCAGTACGGCCTGCAAACATTATCGTTGCCGCAACAGTACCATTAACGACGGCCACGTTGGTTGATATTGATCCTACGCCGGCGCTGTGTTCCGACGAAGGTCCGTTGCAATCGCAATCGCTTGAAGCGGCCTTGTACCTTTCGCCGGAACAGGCAGGTTCTTTGTATCAAGATGTCACCGAAATCTCTGATTTGTATTCCGCTGGCATCACATTATTTCATTGCTTGGCCGGACGTCCTCCGTACTCCGGCAACACACTAGGCGCCGTGTTATTCGAGCACATGACGGCCGCCGTTCCCAGATTGCGCGAACTGGGTATTTCAGTGCCGCGTGCATTGGAAGAAATGATACAGCGTCTGCTTCGCAAAGACCCGCGCGATCGTTACCAATCGGCCCAAGCTGCATTGGCGGACTTAAAGGCCATCGCAGCGGCAATGGAGCGCGGTGAAGATGAGCCCGCGGTGGTTATTGGCGCCCATGATGATCGACGAACGCTCACGGAACCTGCGTTCGTTGCCCGGGCCGCCGAATTGAACGCACTGGACGAACAAATGCAGCGGGCCAAGCGCGGTGAGGGAGGCCTAATTGTATTAGAAGGAGAATCAGGCGGTGGAAAAACACGCCTGCTGACCGAGACGGCGCACCGCGCGGCAGCACAAGGCTTTTGGATGCTGTGGGGACAAGGAACAAATGATGTTGCGCGCCGACCATTTTCGCTGCTAGAAGGAGTGGTCGAAGGCTTTCTTTCCGCAGTGGAATCAAATCCGGACCTTGCTAAAACCATTCGAGAACGATTGGGCGATGAAGCGCCAGTCGTTGCCGCAGCGCTTCCTGGCCTAGCGGAAGTGTTTGGGTCGACTGCCGCCTTTGCTTCTGCACCCGAAGAAGCCGGCGAAATGCGGACGTTGCATGCGCTGACCAGCTTTCTTAATGCACTGGAGGCACAGCTACGGCCGGTTTTGGTGGTGCTCGACGATTGCCAGTGGGCCGACGAGCTAACGTATCGTTTAATTCGTCGATGGCAATCAGAATCGCGCACTGAAGGCAACTCGCATTCGGTTTTGCTGTTGGCCGCGTTTCGCTCCGAGGAAGTCGACGCCGCTCATCCTCTTAGGCGTTGCAATCCCTCCCTGCATTTGCGCCTCTTGCCATTCGACGCTAATGAAATCAAGCAATTAGTGGAGTCGATGGCAGGGCAGCTTCCCGCGGCCGTCATCGAAGCGGTCACTCGACTGGCAGAAGGTAGCCCTTTTATGGCGTCGGCGGTGTTGCGCGGACTGGTAGAATCTGGGACGCTTCAACGGGAGCCCGAGGGTTGGCGGCTCGACCCGCATCATGTTGACGAAGTACAGTCTTCGCGCCAGGCGGCTGAGTTTCTAACTCGCCGGTTGAGTTTATTACCGCAGGATGCACTGCGCTTGCTGTCACACGGCGCAGTCTTGGGAAAAGAATTTGAATTAAACGTTGTTGCAGAGTTGGTCGAGCAATCCCCAGCCCAAGCAATTGCAGCCTTGGACACCGCGCGCCAGCGGAGATTGGTATGGCTGCGACCGGACGGTTCGCATTGCGTATTTGTCCACGATAAAATTCGAACGGCTTTGCTTGAATCCTTAGAGGAATCGCAGCGCAAAAGCCTGCACTGCCGCGCAGCAAAATATCTGCAATTGCAAGCGCCCGATCGAAGCGCCGAGATTGCCTATCATTTTGATGCGGCCGGCGATTCTAAATCAGCACTTTCCTATGCGCTAGAAGCCGCGGACCAATCACGGGCACAATATTCTCTGGAAATTGCCGAGCAGCAATATCGCATCGCCGAGCGCGGCACCGAGGGCGCAACGCCCGCAGTGCGCTATCGAACGCTGGAGAAGCTTGGCGAAGTGCTCATGCTCCGCGGTGATTACGTTCAAGCGGGCGAAAAACTTCAAGCTGCAGCGGGCGCTGCCAACGATTCCTGGGATGAAGCTCAGATACTCGGAAAGCTCGGCGAATTAGCCTTCAAGCGCGGCGACATGGAGGGCGCCATTTGTCACTACGAACAGGCGCTAGGCTCGTTAGGCAGATTTGTTCCGCGCCGTTGGCTGATAATGCTGTTGCTTACCATGAAAGAAGCATTTGTCCAATTTCTTCATACGTGCTTTCCAAAAGTATTCGTACACAGGACACATCGCTTGCCGGATGAAGAGGAGCAATTGACGCTGCGATTGCTTAGTAACTTGGCTCATGGATGCTGGTACTGCCGCAGCCTGTTGCATGTGATGTGGGCGCATTTGCGAAACTTGAATTTAGCAGAACGTTTTCTCCCAACGTTGGAATTAGCGCAAGCGTACGCAGAACACGCGCCTGGTCTTACCTTGGTCGGATACTTGAGCCGGGCACGGGCATACGCACAAAAATCATTCAACATCCGACAGAGCTTTGGCGATTGGTCAGGCCAAGGGCAATCGTTGCATTACTATGGTGTGGTGCTCTATGCCGGATCACACTATCGGCAGTGCATTGAGAAGTGTCGTGATGCTATCCGCTTGTTAGAGCGCACCGGCGATTACTGGCAGGTCCATATTGCGCGGTATCAAATTGCTGCTTCGTTATATCGCTTGGGCGATTTGCAAGGCGCCCTGGAAGAATCGCGATTGAATTACCAATCGGGAATTGAATTGGGGGATGAGCAAGCCTCTGGAATCAATTTGGATATTTGGGTGCGCGCCACGGGCGGCGCAGTGCCAGAACAAATCTTGAAGCCAGAACTTGCACGCCAACGACATGATGCCCAAGGAAAAGCACAGGTGCTGTTCGCCAATGGAATTCATCTCCTCGGGACCAGCCAGTTGGCTGCAGCGCAACAGCAAATAGAGCAAGCCATTGAAGTCGTTGAAGCCGCTGGAGTGCGTAACGCCTACACATTGCCGTACTGGCCTTGGCTGGCCGCAGTGTTTCGCCTGCAGGCAGCTCAGCTAGAAGACCTGACTTCGCAGCGTCGAATTCAACTTTTGCAGCAGGCAGAAGCTGCAGCAGGAAAAGCAATTCGCAACCGCTGGCTGTGCAAAAACGATGTACCGCATGCATATCGCGAATTGGGATTGGTCATGGCGATGCGCGATCGGCCTAGTAAAGCGTTCCCCTATTTCAAAAAAAGCCTGACACTTGCTAAGCGGCAAAATGCCCAGCACGAATTCGCGCAAACCCTATTAGCCCAGGCCGAATTAGAAACGGAATTGGGCCACCCCGATGCGGTGCCGCATAGGTCGGAGGCACAGGCAATTCTAGGAGAATTACGCGTTTATGAAGTCGACGGGAGTGTTTCCGGCCCAACGCAGCAACTGGCTAGCCTTTCGTTGGTCGATCGATTTGATGCTGTGCTCGATTGGGGGCGACGAATTGCTTCCGCCTTATCACCGCCGGTAATTTTGGGGGAGGCCCGTGTTGCATCGCTGCGATTATTAAGGGCCGAGCATTGCATTGTGTTGCAAATTGTGAATCAGGAGGGACAACTTTCATTCGTGCCAGCAGCAGGGAATATTCCTGGTGCTTGGGATGAGTCCAAAATCACCGATGCGCTGCGGACCTGTCGGGCAGTCGCGTTTGTGGAAGAAACTGATCTCAAGGCTGGGAATCGGAGTGATTCCGGAACCGATCGCTCAGCATTGTGTGCGCCATTGTATGTACGCGGAGAGGCCATCGCTTGCTTGTATGTCACACATGAACACGTGCGAGGATTGTTTGGGGCCGATGAAGAACGATTAGCCGATTACATCGCCACGATTGCCGGAGCTGCCCTCGAAAACGCGGCAGGATTCGGCCAGTTGCAAGCATTGAATGAGAACTTGGAGTTGCGCGTGAAAGAGCGTACTGCGGCTGTGGAAGCCAGGTCGCAGGAATTGGCGGTGTCAAATCAGGAACTAGAACGGCTGACTCAGAAGTTGCTGACGGCTCAGCAAGAATTGACGGTCGCCAAACAAGCTGCGGAAGCTGCTAGTCAAGCGAAAAGCAGATTCTTGGCGATCATGAGCCACGAAATCCGCACGCCAATGAACGGCGTGATTGGCATGACAGAACTAACGCTAAATACTCAGCTTTCACATCAGCAACGATCACAATTAACCGTGGTCAAGGATTCCGCCAGCGCCCTATTGGCTATTTTGAACGACATTCTCGATTTCTCGAAGATTGAAGCCGGACGATTAGAACTTGAATCCATTCCGATGCTTCTGCGCAATGTGGTTGAAGATGCAGCGCGATTATTTGCTGTCCCCGCTGGGCGCAAAGGATTGGAATTGATTTGCCACGTGGAGCCGGATGTTCCAGACAGCTTACTCGGCGATCCAAGTCGTCTACGACAAATTGTTTTGAATTTGATTGGCAATGCCATCAAATTCACCGACGCCGGAGGAATTTATGTGCGGGTGGGGTGCCGGGAGCACGTCGACAATCGTTACGTACTGCACTTTTCGGTCCAAGATACCGGCATCGGCATTTCCCAAGAGAAGCAGAATTCTATTTTCGAGGCGTTTCGGCAAAGCGATACCTCAATGACCCGTCGCTATGGCGGCACCGGCTTAGGCCTTTCGATTTCATCACAATTAGTTGCGTTAATGGGCGGTCGTATTTGGGTGGAAAGCCGACTGGGTGAAGGGAGTGCGTTTCAATTTATCATACCCTTGCAATTGGCGACCGTTGGCGAAGAGCCGTCGCCCGCTTGGGAATCAAAAACTATGCGGCGTGCTGTTCTACTGTGCCGCAACGTTCACGCGCGCGAAGCTTATAGTGCCATTTTGAAGAATTGCGGGTTGGAAGTGGATGCTGTTGACCCAGCAGGCGACATTGTGTCGAAATGCTTAGGCAACTCCGAAGACAGAAAGCTAGCTGATCTATTGGTTGTCGATATTTCGGCAGCCGAGCCGGTAGAGCTTGACCAAGTGGAAATTTTGCAGCGAGAGTTACATGCCGCTGTGCCGATTGTCGGCATCGTGGCGCCGGTCGCTCGTATCGATATTACTCAGCGGTGCCAAGAATTGGGAATTGAACCCTGTGTGACGAAACCTATCAAGGCACAAGAGCTGAAGTCCGCATTAAAAAGTGTATTTGCTCCTGAGAACGAAAAGGCGCTGGAAACGATCAGTAGTGCGCCGGATTCCGCAGCCCAGGCTTTGCGCATTTTGGTCGCCGATGACAGTCCAGTGAATCAAGAAGTGGCTGCTGGATTGTTGGAGTTGCATGGACATTATGTGGAAACTGTGAACTCTGGACGCCAGGCAATCGACCGCTGGCGGCAGCGCCATTTCGATTTGATCTTAATGGACGTCGAAATGCACGATTTGGACGGATTAGCCGCAACGGCAGTCATTCGCCAGCAGGAATCGGGAATCAGTAATCGAACCCCAATTATCGCGATGACGGCACACGTTATGGATGGATTCAAGGAACGTTGTTTGGCGGCCGGCATGGATAGCTACATTTCCAAGCCATTTCAGCCGGAGGAGCTGTTCCGCATCATTAAGACCGTTTGTTTGCAAGCTAACCGCGCGGAAACGTCACCACTTAGTGAGCAAGCGCCGCCAGAGCTCCTTTGCCGTGATCAATCGGCAAAACCGTAGCGGAGAATGTACCAGAGCGCCTTTACTCCATCGCGCCAGCCGATTTTTTTGCCCTGCTGGTAGGTACGACCGGAGTAACTTACCGAAAGTTCAAACACCCGAAATTTCCGCCTGGCAATTTTTGCGGTTATTTCGGGCTCAATGCCAAATCGATTTTGCCGCAATGCCGGCAGCACCGCGGCCAATGCTTGCCGCGAAAAAACCTTGTACCCGGTTTCCATGTCGGTCAAGTTAAGGTTAGTAAAGCAATTGGATAGCAGAGTCAAAAGCCGGTTGCCCGCATAATGCCAAAAGTACATCACCCGATGGGGCTGATCTCCCAAAAATCGGCTGCCGTACACAACGTCGGCTAGGTTTTCCACAATGGGCTGCAACAACCGCGGATAATCGGCCGGGTCATATTCCAAATCCGCATCTTGCACAATGACAACATCGCCGGTGGCGCGAGCGAATCCCGTTCGTAAGGCGGCTCCTTTTCCTTGGTTCTGATCATGCAGCAATACTAGCAGTCGATTATCGTGGTCTTCATTGTTCTCTTGTTGCAATTGCTGAAGAATATTGCGCGATCCATCGCTGCTGCCGTCATCGACCAAAATAATTTCTTTCCGCAAGGGCGAATTTCTGACACGATCGACCAATGCGCGGATTGTTGCGGCCTCGTTGTACATGGGAATAACCACCGACAGCACAAAATTAGCCGGAAGCTCGTAAAAGCCGAGTTGCCGGCAGCCCGCCTCGCCCAACAAGCGCCGCAGATGTTCGTACCATTCCCGCGTGTATGGTTTACAATCCGAAATAGGCAGATCCATGTGCATGCGGAGCAGCTCGGCTACAATCTCAAAACCGTCTCGGCAATCGGGGATTAGACAACTTTAATCATAGCTTATCGGTCGAAAGCTAAATGCGCGACAGCGGGAATAGTTTCCGCTTTTCAATGAAGTGCATCAAGTAGCAGAATTCAAGCAGAGCTGTCATGGTCGGCGCAGCATCGCTTTTCCACATTTTCCCGGCTGATTAGCCCATGCCTGTGATGTGCTGGTTGAAATTGCCGGCCTCCCACGCAACAATTCATCGAAACGTGACAATTCACAGGAGGATGAAACAATGGTCCGAGTACACGTCTTCAATCGAAATGGTGAGCTCGTTGGGCCGGTTGAATCTCCCAAGCTAATTCTAAGCGAAGCGCAATGGCGCCAGCGACTTAACCCGGAGCAATTCGAGGTGTTGCGCAGTTCATCCACGGAACGACCGTTTTGTGGCACGCTGCTAGATAATAAGATGAAAGGCGTTTACACCTGCGCAGGCTGCGGGTTGCCCTTGTTTTCGTCCGATGCCAAGTTTCACTCCGGCACCGGCTGGCCGAGTTTTTTTCAACCCATCGCCAAAGACAACGTCGCCGAAAAGTCTGATTACAGCTATGGCACGAGTCGTACGGAAATTAATTGTGCACGCTGCGACGGGCACTTGGGTCATGTATTCGACGATGGCCCCCGACCTACAGGCCTTCGGTTTTGCTTAAATTCGGCGTCGTTAAATTTCACCGCTAGCGAGAAGCTTGCCACGTTGGCCGATCCTTTAGCCTCGCAAATGGAAAAACAAGATTTGGCCAGTAAGAACGATTTGCGTGAAGACGATTCACAGGGCTCAAATGAATCGGCCACTGCTGTATTCGCCGGTGGTTGTTTCTGGTGCACGGAAGCGGTATTTGAGCAACTCGATGGTGTTAGCGACGTGGAAAGCGGCTATTCCGGCGGCAAGCCAGAAACTGCCGACTACGAACAGGTTTGCGAGGGAAATACCGGCCATGCCGAGGCAATTCGCATCACGTACGATCCGCGCCGCATCAGTTACGATCGTTTGCTCGATGTGTTTTTCGATGCCCACGATCCGACGCAGTTAAATCACCAGGGCAACGATTACGGCACGCAATATCGCTCGGCCATTTTTTATGCCGACGAGCAACAGAAGCAACTGGCCCATGCGAAAATCAAACAATTGAGCGATGCGCATGCGTTTTCCAGGCCAATTGTCACTACGTTGGAGCCGCTCACAGCGTTTTATCCGGCGGAAGAATATCATCAAGATTATGCCCGCAACAATCCTTTGCAACCTTACGTCCGAGCCGCAGCCATTCCGAAGGTTTGTAAAGTTCGCGATAAGCATCCGGGCCTGTTAAAAAAAGATTCGCTGGCCAGCGGTGCGAAAACGTAATGCCCACGGCGCCGCGCGGGCCCGTTTCCAAGCATAGCTCAACGCCAAAACGCTGCCGCCGAGGATTAGCAGCACAGCAGTGCCCGGCTCGGGAACTGGATTTGTGGAACCGCCTCCCGATAGCAACAAATTGAGAAGTGCTTGCAGATCGGCGTTGTTTACCGTTCCGGAATTATTCAAATCGCCGATGGTCAACATTTCGACGCTGGTGAGGCCGTGG
Encoded here:
- a CDS encoding outer membrane protein transport protein, with product RLSIGATLGVGVSYAELEGPYFLQGPTLPGPLTQLHTHDEGADLVWSAALQYKLTDDTTFGATYQSASPFTLHGNTYINVLAPPLGASTYDSTLHMVWPESVALGIRHDLCPHRSVGLDVIWYDWEHSFDQFSLNLHNPGTPGFPPQVNDHLPLNWHDSVSLHMGYQQQCDNGMTFRIGYIFNPNPIPDSTLTPFLQAFMEHGVTVGVGCKVCCWDVDLGYVHEFGPTQHVGNSGLIGGDFSDSAQSASVDAIVLDLIRQF
- a CDS encoding class I SAM-dependent methyltransferase; amino-acid sequence: MDCKIAAFFSDHVSHFTQQLQEFDRQIAPDALPHSDQILENLTNCINNSLAVCAAFEKELEAADPLVLKDVQRRYREAIWPWFGKSWCMQRALTKPRGYPGDAMLLTAIYDGVAKSLGLGGYFDRYFLNTTLGRAVPARMWEARRFLMEELGRRRGRVDVMDVACGSCREYLGGFEPSADRETTFTCIDNDPETLEFAKSQTQAALANSGITGRFIRYNALRMVSAESNIRRFGRSDVIYSVGLCDYIPDEYLIPLLAGWRESLNPGGVVYVAFKDTKLYDKTEYQWLADWYFFQRTTDDCRQLFVSAGYDMSGVTMTRDPIGVIINFICRDKVPAIVRIDTPEEKLIPQHVDQVAKQVNSVGS
- a CDS encoding response regulator; translated protein: MANAKDQTNGESVSDPDRRIVGSWYQLRECLSEAHRIHTYAGRSIDDGREVIVKVIPVDTVHPGSLMRLEYEATRFQRFQSPWLAPVMYVGREQNDLLLVYERMPGISLQKCLEIRRLTISESLAVGDALFSALHDMHQHRLLHRAVRPANIIVAATVPLTTATLVDIDPTPALCSDEGPLQSQSLEAALYLSPEQAGSLYQDVTEISDLYSAGITLFHCLAGRPPYSGNTLGAVLFEHMTAAVPRLRELGISVPRALEEMIQRLLRKDPRDRYQSAQAALADLKAIAAAMERGEDEPAVVIGAHDDRRTLTEPAFVARAAELNALDEQMQRAKRGEGGLIVLEGESGGGKTRLLTETAHRAAAQGFWMLWGQGTNDVARRPFSLLEGVVEGFLSAVESNPDLAKTIRERLGDEAPVVAAALPGLAEVFGSTAAFASAPEEAGEMRTLHALTSFLNALEAQLRPVLVVLDDCQWADELTYRLIRRWQSESRTEGNSHSVLLLAAFRSEEVDAAHPLRRCNPSLHLRLLPFDANEIKQLVESMAGQLPAAVIEAVTRLAEGSPFMASAVLRGLVESGTLQREPEGWRLDPHHVDEVQSSRQAAEFLTRRLSLLPQDALRLLSHGAVLGKEFELNVVAELVEQSPAQAIAALDTARQRRLVWLRPDGSHCVFVHDKIRTALLESLEESQRKSLHCRAAKYLQLQAPDRSAEIAYHFDAAGDSKSALSYALEAADQSRAQYSLEIAEQQYRIAERGTEGATPAVRYRTLEKLGEVLMLRGDYVQAGEKLQAAAGAANDSWDEAQILGKLGELAFKRGDMEGAICHYEQALGSLGRFVPRRWLIMLLLTMKEAFVQFLHTCFPKVFVHRTHRLPDEEEQLTLRLLSNLAHGCWYCRSLLHVMWAHLRNLNLAERFLPTLELAQAYAEHAPGLTLVGYLSRARAYAQKSFNIRQSFGDWSGQGQSLHYYGVVLYAGSHYRQCIEKCRDAIRLLERTGDYWQVHIARYQIAASLYRLGDLQGALEESRLNYQSGIELGDEQASGINLDIWVRATGGAVPEQILKPELARQRHDAQGKAQVLFANGIHLLGTSQLAAAQQQIEQAIEVVEAAGVRNAYTLPYWPWLAAVFRLQAAQLEDLTSQRRIQLLQQAEAAAGKAIRNRWLCKNDVPHAYRELGLVMAMRDRPSKAFPYFKKSLTLAKRQNAQHEFAQTLLAQAELETELGHPDAVPHRSEAQAILGELRVYEVDGSVSGPTQQLASLSLVDRFDAVLDWGRRIASALSPPVILGEARVASLRLLRAEHCIVLQIVNQEGQLSFVPAAGNIPGAWDESKITDALRTCRAVAFVEETDLKAGNRSDSGTDRSALCAPLYVRGEAIACLYVTHEHVRGLFGADEERLADYIATIAGAALENAAGFGQLQALNENLELRVKERTAAVEARSQELAVSNQELERLTQKLLTAQQELTVAKQAAEAASQAKSRFLAIMSHEIRTPMNGVIGMTELTLNTQLSHQQRSQLTVVKDSASALLAILNDILDFSKIEAGRLELESIPMLLRNVVEDAARLFAVPAGRKGLELICHVEPDVPDSLLGDPSRLRQIVLNLIGNAIKFTDAGGIYVRVGCREHVDNRYVLHFSVQDTGIGISQEKQNSIFEAFRQSDTSMTRRYGGTGLGLSISSQLVALMGGRIWVESRLGEGSAFQFIIPLQLATVGEEPSPAWESKTMRRAVLLCRNVHAREAYSAILKNCGLEVDAVDPAGDIVSKCLGNSEDRKLADLLVVDISAAEPVELDQVEILQRELHAAVPIVGIVAPVARIDITQRCQELGIEPCVTKPIKAQELKSALKSVFAPENEKALETISSAPDSAAQALRILVADDSPVNQEVAAGLLELHGHYVETVNSGRQAIDRWRQRHFDLILMDVEMHDLDGLAATAVIRQQESGISNRTPIIAMTAHVMDGFKERCLAAGMDSYISKPFQPEELFRIIKTVCLQANRAETSPLSEQAPPELLCRDQSAKP
- a CDS encoding glycosyltransferase family 2 protein; this translates as MHMDLPISDCKPYTREWYEHLRRLLGEAGCRQLGFYELPANFVLSVVIPMYNEAATIRALVDRVRNSPLRKEIILVDDGSSDGSRNILQQLQQENNEDHDNRLLVLLHDQNQGKGAALRTGFARATGDVVIVQDADLEYDPADYPRLLQPIVENLADVVYGSRFLGDQPHRVMYFWHYAGNRLLTLLSNCFTNLNLTDMETGYKVFSRQALAAVLPALRQNRFGIEPEITAKIARRKFRVFELSVSYSGRTYQQGKKIGWRDGVKALWYILRYGFAD
- a CDS encoding bifunctional methionine sulfoxide reductase B/A protein produces the protein MVRVHVFNRNGELVGPVESPKLILSEAQWRQRLNPEQFEVLRSSSTERPFCGTLLDNKMKGVYTCAGCGLPLFSSDAKFHSGTGWPSFFQPIAKDNVAEKSDYSYGTSRTEINCARCDGHLGHVFDDGPRPTGLRFCLNSASLNFTASEKLATLADPLASQMEKQDLASKNDLREDDSQGSNESATAVFAGGCFWCTEAVFEQLDGVSDVESGYSGGKPETADYEQVCEGNTGHAEAIRITYDPRRISYDRLLDVFFDAHDPTQLNHQGNDYGTQYRSAIFYADEQQKQLAHAKIKQLSDAHAFSRPIVTTLEPLTAFYPAEEYHQDYARNNPLQPYVRAAAIPKVCKVRDKHPGLLKKDSLASGAKT